In Novipirellula caenicola, the genomic stretch AGAAAAATCGCTCCAGCAGCCTGCTGTGCAGCGTGCAAATGTAAAAATATACGAAACGTCCGACGAGATCGATCCGATGAAAGTTGTCAGCAGTATCGGCGCCCTAAAGTACCGCCACCCCGATTGCCAAGTGGTCAAACGCCGCGGCCGAATTTATGTGATTTGCAAAAGCAATCCTAAGTTCAAGGTCCGCCAAGGCGGTGCCAAGGTGAAAAAGGCTCGTCGCTAAACGCGTTTTGGCGTCTGCACGCATTC encodes the following:
- the ykgO gene encoding type B 50S ribosomal protein L36, producing the protein MKVVSSIGALKYRHPDCQVVKRRGRIYVICKSNPKFKVRQGGAKVKKARR